Proteins from a single region of Haloarcula laminariae:
- a CDS encoding VOC family protein, giving the protein MLTLDHTMMRVEDLEASLDWYQEHLDYEEKSRWEADTFTNVFLGPEDVHEEGALLELTCNHDDRTYTHGDAWGHIAVRVEDVYDAYEELMDAGVEDYRDPDSCGGSYAFVKDPDGHEIEIVERDHGAKWSLDHTMLRVEDADKAIGWFTRKLDYEMFRRSEHSSFALYFLKPRDAADEAMSVELTYNYDGRSYELGDAWGHVAVSTDDLHDTWESLMQRNAEDYRDPESCDDRYAFTKSPDGHEVEIVRE; this is encoded by the coding sequence ATGCTGACACTCGACCATACGATGATGCGTGTCGAAGACCTCGAAGCCTCCCTCGACTGGTATCAGGAGCACCTCGACTACGAGGAGAAGAGCCGCTGGGAGGCCGACACCTTCACCAACGTCTTCCTCGGGCCCGAGGACGTCCACGAGGAGGGGGCGCTCCTCGAACTGACGTGCAACCACGACGACCGCACGTACACGCACGGGGACGCGTGGGGCCACATCGCGGTCCGGGTCGAGGACGTCTACGACGCCTACGAGGAACTGATGGACGCCGGCGTCGAGGACTACCGCGACCCCGACTCCTGTGGCGGCTCCTACGCCTTCGTGAAGGACCCCGACGGCCACGAGATAGAAATCGTCGAGCGCGACCACGGCGCGAAGTGGAGCCTCGACCACACGATGTTGCGCGTCGAGGACGCCGACAAGGCCATCGGCTGGTTCACCCGGAAACTCGACTACGAGATGTTCCGCCGCTCCGAACACTCCTCTTTCGCCCTGTACTTCCTCAAGCCCCGCGACGCCGCTGACGAGGCGATGTCGGTCGAACTGACCTACAACTACGACGGCCGCAGCTACGAGCTGGGCGACGCCTGGGGCCACGTCGCGGTCAGCACCGACGACCTCCACGACACCTGGGAGTCGCTCATGCAGCGCAACGCCGAGGACTACCGCGACCCCGAGAGCTGTGACGACCGCTACGCTTTCACCAAGTCCCCCGACGGACACGAAGTCGAGATCGTTCGGGAGTAG
- a CDS encoding TIGR04206 family protein produces MAADSRRRLGVVALLGLCPWTVLVIGSELTLVFPAGLVNTNPLQFVSIYDFFFRFTEGVPSFIESWRTGVLLYLVALASVVSGVVWREDPRITALSLVGAALSQVGVLVGFNRRLGYVALPVGTVGMLAAVWWYYWPLFGASESSP; encoded by the coding sequence ATGGCCGCTGACTCCCGTCGTCGCCTCGGCGTCGTCGCTCTGTTGGGGCTGTGCCCGTGGACCGTCCTCGTCATCGGGAGCGAACTGACGCTGGTCTTTCCCGCCGGGCTGGTGAACACGAACCCGCTCCAGTTCGTCTCGATATACGACTTCTTCTTCAGGTTCACCGAAGGGGTGCCCTCGTTTATCGAATCGTGGCGCACCGGCGTCCTCCTGTATCTCGTCGCGCTCGCGAGCGTCGTCTCGGGCGTCGTCTGGCGGGAGGACCCCCGGATCACGGCGCTGTCGCTGGTCGGTGCGGCGCTCTCACAGGTCGGCGTCCTCGTCGGCTTCAACCGCCGGTTGGGGTACGTCGCACTGCCCGTCGGGACGGTCGGGATGCTGGCGGCGGTCTGGTGGTACTACTGGCCGCTGTTCGGCGCGAGCGAGAGCAGCCCGTGA